The genomic DNA accctgcgACCACACAGGAAAAATggggatttcaacagcttcctcatttctcctcctcccACATCATCCCAGTCCAAGCCTACAATCCGGCACCACCCTCCAGACGGTCCATCActcttccctctgacctatcaccttctccctcaccttcgtcCACCTaccgctttctcagctaccttcctcccaactccatccccttccatttatctctcagccccagacCACaagcccctgatgaagggcttatgcccgaaatgttaattctcctgctccttggatattgctTGGCGTACTGTGCTTTcctagcaacacactcttgactctaaactTGTTGTGCCCCATTTATCCTTTAATGACTCTTTATCTAGTGAACAAATAACTGTGGGGCTCTCAATTGGAAAAAACAAGTGAAGGCTAATTTAATTCTGCAGCTATTCTATGAGTCGAGCTCCTGAACGCTTTATTTAACCTTCACATTTAGCTTGAAAGATGCCGAATGACCAAGCAAAATTTCTCTCTTTTATCATCATGATTTGTCAGGTTAGTGCTAACTAGTAGTTGAAAATTAACAGATGTTTATCTGCTTTGTGGTAATATGCAATCTTGTTATTTTCTTAAACACTTATGGATATTTCCTGTGGACAACTCAATTAACCGTATATCCAGGTTGAAGCTTTTGAAAGAAATTatggtgtttggtttaatttcaGAAAAGGTGATAAAATGCAGTTTCCTCTTCAGTTTTGTGATTAGAATGTATTGGGAAGGTCCTCAGAGCTCGCTGGAGGATAAATAATGGAGTTTAATATATTCTTTGGCATTGTCTTCACAGATTAACAGGTGTTTTTTTCTGCGGAATGTTCAAATACCTCCGCAGGAGATTCACTCAAAACCTTACAGAGCACAATCGTCAGAGAGCTCGTCTTGTCTCCAAGGATGGGAGGTGTAACATCGAATTCGGAAACGTCAAGGAGCATTCACGGATTGGCTTCCTTGTGGATATTTGGACAACTGTCCTTGACCTCAAATGGAGATATCAGATGACCATCTTTATTTCAGCTTTCCTCGGAAGTTGGTTTCTCTTTGGTTTGTTGTGGTACGCAGTTGCTTACATGCATAAGGACCTTCCTGAATTTTCACCCACTGATACCCATACGCCTTGTGTTCAGAATCTCAATGGGCTGACATCTGCCTTTCTCTTCTCACTGGAGACTCAGGTCACAATTGGTTATGGGTTCAGGTGTGTGACGGAACAGTGTGGTGAAGCCATCTTCCTCCTGGTGACTCAATCCATCCTTGGTGTCATCATTAATTCCTTCATGTGCGGTGCCATCCTGGCCAAGATCTCTCGACCAAAGAAACGTGCCAAAACCATCACCTTCAGCAAAACcgctgtcatcagcaaacgtggGGGAAAACTGTGTCTCCTGATCCGAGTAGCCAACCTCAGGAAAAGCCTTCTGATTAGCAGCCACATTTATGGAAAGCTTTTGAAAACCACAGTGACTCTAGAGGGTGAGACCATTATTATGGATCAAGTCAACATTGATTTTATTGTTGATGCAGGGAATGAGAATCTATTTTTCATATCTCCTCTCACTATCTATCACATTATTGACAAGACCAGTCCCTTCTATGAGATGTCAGCCGAGACCATCAAGCAGCAAGACTTTGAGTTGGTAGTGTTCCTGGATGGCACCATAGAGGCCACCAGCGCCACCTGCCAGGTGAGAACATCTTACATCCCAGATGAAGTCTTCTGGGGCTATAGATTTGCTCCCATTGTCTCCAAATCAAAAGAAGGGAAGTACAGAGTTGATTTCTCCAACTTTGGTAAGACTGTTCAGGTCGATACTCCACACTGTGCCCATTGTCTGCAAGCAGAGAGGGAGGCCAAACGCAATGAGAAGAAAGCATACGACAACCCTGTATTCCAACTCAATGAAGTCAATGAAACCAAAATGTAAACATTAATTTCACATCTCAGTTAATGTGTATTTGGTACTTATATCTCCAAGTTTCTAGTAAAATGAAATATGTCATTTTTATAATGGACATTCACTCATAACAGGAGGAAGCTTTAGATAACACCAAGCCAGGATTGTGATAGGATGAACAGTCTCAGTCCAGTTGTGACATAGGGAGGGCCGTTCTCACTCCAGGTGTGACACATAGAAGGATAGTTTCACTCCAGGTTTAACACACAGGTACAGTTTCAGTCCAGatgtaacacacacagggacagtctCAGTTCAAGTgtgacacacacagggacagtctCCGTCCAGGTgtgacacacacagggacagactcACTCCaggtgtgacacacacagagacagactcaGTCCaggtgtgacacacacagagacagactcaGTCTAGGTGTGACACCCACAGGGACAGACTCAGTCCAGGTGTAACATACACACAGGTAGATTCAATCCAGGTGTGACATGCACAGGGACAGTCTCAGTCCAGGTGGGACATGCATAGGGACAGTCTCATTCCAGGTgtgacacacacagggacagtctCAATCCAGTTGTGACATGCACAGGGACAGACTCACTCCaggtgtgacacacacacagacagaatcaGTCCAGGTGTGACACCCACAGGGACAGACTCAGTCCaggtgtgacacacacagagatagattCAGTCCAGGTGTGACATGCACAGGGACAGTCTCAGCCAGGTgtgacacacacagggacagtctCAGTCCAGGTGTGAAACAGGAAGGggcagtgttatggaccagaccagaccctttCAAAATGTATTAATAAGGAAACTTAGACCTTAATTTTTTCTTATTTGAAGGTAAATATCAGGTGCTGTATTCCATATGCAATATGATTGGCTAAactactcgacattaagcaaaacacaacttATTCAAacactattgttaaaatacaacaaaagaaagaaaaatttagaataatttaactctattggaaaacttaataaaGTAAGAGGTACTGAAACTATTACAAATTAATTATTCCCATAAAGTAATATCCCATAAATTCACTATTGACaagaaggcaaattcagaaaactaaTTTTATTTCACATGCAATCCAGAAACATAGGAAGAAAATTCCCAGCTTTTGCCCATATTTGAGAGAGGGAATAAAAAGATTCAATTTCTTCAAGAcccaacagcaactgctgaaaactaACTAAAAATCCTTGATCTGCGAGTGCTTAACCACGCtcactcaggctgcttctattgttgcaACTTTTAAAATCAACTCCAAGGCATCACAAGTTTCTCTTCTCAGAGTCTGTTTGTCACCTGTCACCAATCCCTTtctaaaagaaaccaggaaagaGACAAGACTTAAAGTCATAGCATTATCATAACATCC from Hemiscyllium ocellatum isolate sHemOce1 chromosome 29, sHemOce1.pat.X.cur, whole genome shotgun sequence includes the following:
- the LOC132829586 gene encoding ATP-sensitive inward rectifier potassium channel 1-like; the protein is MFKYLRRRFTQNLTEHNRQRARLVSKDGRCNIEFGNVKEHSRIGFLVDIWTTVLDLKWRYQMTIFISAFLGSWFLFGLLWYAVAYMHKDLPEFSPTDTHTPCVQNLNGLTSAFLFSLETQVTIGYGFRCVTEQCGEAIFLLVTQSILGVIINSFMCGAILAKISRPKKRAKTITFSKTAVISKRGGKLCLLIRVANLRKSLLISSHIYGKLLKTTVTLEGETIIMDQVNIDFIVDAGNENLFFISPLTIYHIIDKTSPFYEMSAETIKQQDFELVVFLDGTIEATSATCQVRTSYIPDEVFWGYRFAPIVSKSKEGKYRVDFSNFGKTVQVDTPHCAHCLQAEREAKRNEKKAYDNPVFQLNEVNETKM